From the genome of Candidatus Poribacteria bacterium:
TTTGTTTTGGCGCGTATAAACCGATGCAGTTGCCACTTGGATCGAGGAACAGTGCGAAAGAACCCATACCGCTCGGAATCGCGCGAGGCGGGACAAGCATCTGCCCACCAAGACTTTCTGCCTTTTCAAGTGACGCATGAAGATCGTCTACCTCAACATAAATCGTGACACCGTTCGTGGAGCACATATCGTCGGTTGTCGTAAAGATGTGTCCATCTACCCCGTTCTCGGACTCTGGATCCACGCTATAGATGCCGTGGGTGTTATAGTTAATATTCCAACCAAATATGGAACTATAAAAATCGCTTAACCTTTCACCATCTTTGCCCGATATTTCAAAATGAACAATAGGATTTCCCATTAAATCTACTCCTTAGTAAGGTACACAACAATTACGACCTTCCTTGCAACAAACCGACGCGGTTGCCACTCGGATCACGAAACACAGCGAAATGACTTGCATTCCCCGGAATTTCTTGAGGCGGTATCAGGATTTCACCACCAAGACTTTCTGCCTTTTCAAGAGATGCCTGGATATCCTCAACCTCAACATATATGATAACGTTATTTGTAGAATCCGTTTCCTCAGTTGTTTGAAACAGATGTCCCTCTATCCCTTTTTCTGACCCCGGGTCCGCAATGTATAATTGATCTGCTAAGGGGGTAATATTCCATTCAAATACGGTGCCGTAAAAATCAATTAACTTTCCGACATCTTTCCCACCAATTTCAAAATGTACGACTGGATTTCCCATTCGGATTTACTCCTTGTCCTTTACTAAATATTATACTGACATTTATCAAAGTTATTGTCACATTACTAAAGGCGTTGCCTAAGAGCGTG
Proteins encoded in this window:
- a CDS encoding VOC family protein; its protein translation is MGNPIVHFEISGKDGERLSDFYSSIFGWNINYNTHGIYSVDPESENGVDGHIFTTTDDMCSTNGVTIYVEVDDLHASLEKAESLGGQMLVPPRAIPSGMGSFALFLDPSGNCIGLYAPKQSTDHEPHGVHPNQELED
- a CDS encoding VOC family protein, whose translation is MGNPVVHFEIGGKDVGKLIDFYGTVFEWNITPLADQLYIADPGSEKGIEGHLFQTTEETDSTNNVIIYVEVEDIQASLEKAESLGGEILIPPQEIPGNASHFAVFRDPSGNRVGLLQGRS